The Phycisphaeraceae bacterium genome has a segment encoding these proteins:
- a CDS encoding PDZ domain-containing protein, which translates to MNTNFRSAILSAATGLAVLVPGGMAQSQDASEPNANVQRLVDSLERRAQANEIQTRALAAYEARDYAAAADLFAEQAVLDPMNFVPHYNLACARSRLDDLDAAWMALLRAIETGFIDARQLARDESLARLREDNRYATLVERWPRLIEAHRASNAANTATWMGSRAQSRTLEALRVELLSSHDATLTDDAVREIERVAAFIHSIIPELAEPESDTLDSWVVVALPSEDRFLSWSVLTFGPSARATFSQIGGAYDHDQRRLVAKDLGATLRHEFVHVLHWRDMNRRGIESPIWIQEGLASLVEDCDVVGQTLWPVPSWRTNIAKRLERSGNLPSIEQLTALSHERFSASRPLRQYALARTFFLYLHDRGKLGEWYTQVCSTHDADPSGLTALSQVLGKPLDEIHADYRAWVRELPMVPESGDDLAVTMGLNLEPGKGDGPVVVGFKDASARRETGLRLGDVITSVNDQSTRDLQELIRELGKSQSGQIVTVTYRRGRLHGRTDVPLRQREPQP; encoded by the coding sequence ATGAATACCAACTTTCGCAGTGCGATTCTGTCAGCCGCGACCGGCCTCGCGGTGCTGGTTCCGGGCGGCATGGCGCAATCGCAGGATGCTTCCGAACCCAACGCGAATGTTCAGCGACTGGTCGATTCACTCGAACGTCGCGCGCAGGCCAATGAAATTCAGACCCGCGCGCTGGCTGCCTATGAAGCCCGCGACTACGCCGCGGCTGCCGATCTTTTTGCCGAGCAGGCGGTGCTCGATCCGATGAACTTCGTGCCGCATTACAACCTTGCGTGCGCGCGTTCAAGACTCGATGATCTCGATGCAGCATGGATGGCGCTCCTGCGGGCGATCGAGACGGGTTTCATCGACGCAAGGCAACTGGCGCGTGACGAATCGCTCGCAAGGCTGCGCGAGGACAATCGCTATGCAACGCTCGTCGAGCGCTGGCCTCGGTTGATCGAGGCGCACCGGGCTTCGAACGCTGCAAATACAGCCACATGGATGGGCTCGCGGGCTCAGAGCCGCACGCTCGAAGCCCTGCGCGTCGAACTGCTCTCTTCGCATGACGCGACTCTGACCGATGATGCAGTGCGCGAGATCGAGCGCGTCGCGGCCTTCATTCACTCGATCATTCCCGAACTTGCCGAGCCGGAGTCTGACACGCTGGATTCATGGGTTGTGGTAGCCTTGCCCAGCGAGGATCGGTTTCTCTCGTGGTCGGTGCTGACATTCGGGCCAAGTGCGCGAGCGACCTTCAGCCAGATCGGCGGCGCCTACGACCACGATCAGAGGCGACTGGTGGCCAAGGATCTTGGTGCGACGCTTCGCCATGAGTTCGTGCATGTGCTGCATTGGCGCGACATGAATCGCCGAGGAATCGAGAGCCCGATCTGGATTCAGGAAGGTCTGGCATCGCTCGTCGAAGATTGCGATGTCGTCGGCCAGACGCTATGGCCTGTGCCCTCGTGGCGCACCAACATCGCAAAGCGTCTTGAGCGTTCGGGCAATCTGCCTTCGATCGAGCAACTCACAGCCCTTTCGCACGAGCGGTTTTCCGCCAGTCGTCCGCTGCGGCAGTATGCGCTGGCGCGCACGTTCTTTCTCTATCTGCACGATCGCGGGAAACTCGGCGAGTGGTACACTCAGGTCTGCAGCACGCACGATGCCGATCCATCCGGGTTGACGGCTTTGTCGCAGGTGCTTGGCAAGCCCCTTGACGAGATTCACGCCGACTATCGGGCGTGGGTGCGTGAGTTGCCGATGGTGCCCGAATCGGGCGATGATCTTGCTGTGACGATGGGGCTGAATCTCGAACCGGGCAAGGGTGATGGGCCTGTGGTTGTGGGGTTCAAGGATGCTTCGGCGCGGCGAGAGACAGGGCTTCGGCTGGGAGATGTCATCACATCGGTGAACGATCAATCGACACGCGACCTGCAGGAACTGATCCGCGAGCTGGGTAAATCACAGTCCGGGCAGATCGTGACCGTCACCTACCGCCGCGGGCGCCTGCATGGGCGGACCGATGTGCCGCTGCGCCAGCGCGAGCCTCAGCCATAG
- a CDS encoding phosphoribosylglycinamide formyltransferase: MKSQSRARLLVLLSGSGRTLLNLADAIDRGELDAEIALVVASRECLGEQRARERGLATRVIAGRLNAEHLLSLVEASRADVVVLAGYLHLVPVPEALRGRIVNIHPALLPEFGGPGMHGLKVHEAVLRAGRTTSGCTVHLCDERYDTGPILLQRTCPVLPDDTPETLAARVFEQECIAYPQALNDLIAQRVSSGEP, from the coding sequence ATGAAGTCTCAGTCGCGTGCCCGGCTGCTGGTGCTGCTTTCGGGCTCGGGCAGGACGCTGCTCAATCTTGCCGATGCCATTGATCGCGGCGAACTTGACGCCGAGATCGCGCTGGTTGTTGCGTCGCGCGAGTGCCTTGGCGAGCAGCGTGCCCGTGAGCGAGGGCTTGCGACTCGTGTCATCGCAGGGCGACTCAATGCTGAGCACCTGCTCTCGCTGGTCGAGGCGAGCCGGGCCGATGTTGTGGTCCTCGCGGGCTATCTGCATCTGGTGCCTGTGCCCGAAGCGTTGCGAGGCCGAATCGTGAACATTCATCCCGCGCTGCTGCCCGAGTTTGGCGGCCCGGGCATGCACGGCCTGAAGGTGCACGAGGCGGTGCTTCGTGCCGGGCGCACAACCTCGGGATGCACAGTGCATCTGTGTGATGAGCGTTATGACACAGGCCCGATTCTGTTGCAGCGCACGTGCCCGGTGCTGCCTGATGACACGCCCGAGACGCTCGCGGCTCGCGTGTTCGAGCAGGAGTGCATCGCGTATCCGCAGGCGCTGAATGATCTGATCGCGCAGCGTGTATCATCGGGTGAGCCATGA
- a CDS encoding acyl-CoA thioesterase has product MTEQADRNLALRVVTRPADTNHYGTIFGGVILAYIDQAGYVEARRHGAFTWVTASIERVDFDAPVGVGDVVSFYTYTKRVGRTSLTVGVEVESERVESGRAVRVTSATLTLVALDEHCRPTPIQRESSES; this is encoded by the coding sequence ATGACTGAACAGGCCGATCGAAATCTTGCACTGCGCGTTGTGACCCGCCCGGCCGACACGAACCACTATGGCACGATCTTCGGCGGCGTGATTCTGGCGTACATCGACCAGGCCGGGTACGTCGAAGCACGCCGACACGGGGCGTTCACATGGGTCACCGCGTCGATCGAGCGAGTCGACTTCGACGCGCCCGTCGGAGTCGGCGATGTCGTCAGTTTCTATACATACACCAAGCGGGTCGGGCGCACAAGCCTGACGGTCGGCGTTGAAGTGGAATCCGAACGAGTCGAATCCGGGCGCGCGGTGCGCGTCACAAGCGCCACATTGACGCTTGTGGCGCTGGATGAACACTGCCGCCCGACGCCGATTCAGCGCGAGTCGAGCGAGTCATGA
- the nadB gene encoding L-aspartate oxidase, with protein sequence MNRVIDERRYLIPFRSSLLPQIFTEVLVIGAGVAGLRAAVEAAAQGSEVIVLSKDTLRNTNTAWAQGGIAAILREDDSIESHVQDTLAAGAGLCDEPAVRLVVEQGPERLRELIDWGMALDRDAAGELAVGREGGHNAFRVFHAGGDATGRELERCLYERMLKTGRVRLFDHCFSLDLITQGTEPGAPVLGAITHHERFGLQMIWARTTILASGGAGQLYRETTNPKPATADGLAMAYRAGATLADMAFVQFHPTTLYLPGAGRSLISEAVRGEGAHLLDEAGNRFMLDEHDMAELAPRDIVARAIVRQIARQGGRHVWLDCRHLAHFEHRFPGISAELKRFELDPAQDLIPVHPAAHYMIGGVRCDLQCRTDVPGLLVAGEVSASGLNGANRLASNSLLEGLVFGQIAGALAAKAAASNGSRPGPVPVVSDIRPSDHGELDLADVRSSLRSAMWRNVGIERTGPKLHDANDMFDFWSRYTLDKIFDEPTGWETQNMLLVGSLVAQSGAWREESRGAHARADFPNPVDRFRVHDLWRRGRSQPLLVDLPAEVTV encoded by the coding sequence ATGAACCGCGTGATCGATGAGCGCCGATACCTGATTCCCTTCCGCTCCAGCCTCCTGCCGCAGATCTTTACGGAGGTGCTGGTTATTGGCGCCGGGGTTGCGGGGCTTCGGGCAGCCGTCGAGGCCGCTGCTCAAGGTTCGGAGGTCATCGTACTTTCCAAAGACACCCTCCGCAATACGAACACAGCCTGGGCCCAGGGCGGGATCGCCGCGATTCTGCGCGAAGACGATTCAATCGAGTCGCACGTGCAGGACACGCTCGCAGCGGGCGCGGGTCTGTGCGATGAACCGGCAGTCCGCCTCGTTGTTGAGCAGGGTCCGGAGAGGCTGCGCGAACTCATCGACTGGGGCATGGCTCTTGATCGCGACGCAGCGGGCGAGCTTGCCGTCGGACGTGAAGGCGGGCACAACGCCTTTCGTGTGTTTCACGCCGGGGGCGATGCCACAGGCCGCGAACTCGAACGCTGCCTCTACGAGCGCATGCTCAAGACAGGGCGCGTGCGGTTGTTCGATCATTGCTTCTCGCTCGACCTCATCACCCAGGGCACCGAACCGGGCGCACCCGTGCTCGGCGCGATCACGCATCACGAACGTTTCGGCTTGCAGATGATCTGGGCTCGCACCACAATTCTTGCCAGCGGTGGAGCGGGGCAGTTGTATCGTGAAACGACCAACCCCAAACCAGCAACTGCCGACGGTCTGGCGATGGCGTATCGCGCAGGTGCAACTCTTGCCGACATGGCATTTGTTCAGTTTCACCCGACGACGCTCTACCTGCCCGGTGCGGGGCGAAGCCTGATCTCCGAAGCCGTGCGCGGCGAAGGGGCACACCTTCTCGATGAGGCGGGCAACCGCTTCATGCTTGATGAACACGACATGGCCGAGCTCGCGCCGCGCGATATTGTCGCGCGCGCCATCGTCCGGCAGATTGCGCGCCAGGGCGGACGCCACGTGTGGCTCGACTGCCGACACCTTGCGCATTTCGAGCACCGCTTCCCAGGCATCTCAGCCGAACTCAAACGCTTCGAGCTTGACCCCGCACAAGATCTCATTCCTGTTCACCCCGCTGCCCACTACATGATCGGTGGCGTGCGCTGCGACCTTCAGTGCCGCACCGATGTGCCGGGGCTGCTCGTCGCCGGTGAAGTCAGCGCATCGGGCCTCAACGGCGCGAATCGACTCGCAAGCAACTCGCTGCTCGAAGGGCTTGTTTTTGGGCAGATCGCCGGCGCGCTCGCTGCCAAGGCTGCTGCTTCCAACGGCTCGCGTCCCGGCCCTGTCCCCGTTGTGAGTGATATTCGCCCGAGCGACCATGGCGAACTCGATCTCGCGGATGTCCGTTCGAGTCTGCGTTCAGCCATGTGGCGCAATGTGGGCATCGAACGAACCGGACCCAAACTCCACGACGCCAACGACATGTTCGATTTCTGGTCTCGTTACACACTTGACAAGATTTTTGACGAACCGACAGGGTGGGAGACGCAGAATATGTTGCTGGTGGGCTCGCTTGTTGCGCAGTCCGGAGCCTGGCGCGAGGAATCGCGCGGTGCTCACGCCCGGGCCGACTTTCCCAATCCCGTCGATCGCTTCCGGGTCCATGACCTTTGGCGACGCGGGCGGAGCCAGCCCCTGCTTGTCGACCTTCCGGCGGAGGTGACGGTGTGA
- a CDS encoding YbaB/EbfC family nucleoid-associated protein yields MFENFKLMGAVAGFLKNRDQITAAGDRIQKRLDGMRLTGRSEGDLVQVTMTGKMDVESVTISPVLASGMARGEDDRRLGEHLIAEAVNDALKKAQAAAIAVIDDEGDALGLPGLGEQLKQILPR; encoded by the coding sequence ATGTTCGAGAATTTCAAGTTGATGGGGGCTGTGGCGGGGTTTCTCAAGAACCGCGATCAGATCACCGCTGCGGGCGACCGGATTCAAAAGCGCCTCGACGGGATGAGGCTCACTGGGCGCAGCGAAGGCGATCTGGTGCAGGTGACGATGACGGGGAAGATGGATGTCGAATCGGTCACGATCTCGCCGGTACTGGCTTCGGGCATGGCGCGTGGAGAGGACGACCGCAGGCTGGGCGAGCACTTGATTGCCGAGGCGGTCAATGACGCGCTCAAGAAGGCGCAGGCTGCCGCCATCGCGGTGATCGATGATGAGGGCGATGCGCTGGGTCTGCCTGGTCTGGGCGAACAGTTGAAGCAGATTCTGCCTCGCTGA